AGAGACGGTACTCAACGAATTCTAGGTGCGTTCAAAAACGACTCCGCCGGCGTTTCTCGTAGTTACTCGTTTAAGCAGGGGTTATTCCAGCCAGTATCGACGTTCCCGACGAATACTACCCCGCACATCTGGAACGTCCCCAAAGCAGTGCTGTAGTATTGGTAGATTCCCGCTTGGTCAAACGTGTGGGTAGCCGACCCCCCAGCTTCGAGTTGTTGATCAATGCTCCAGTCTGCAGCATCGGATGAGTACGCGTAGCTGGTAACACTGTGTTCGACATCGCTCTCATTTGTCCACGTAACTGAGCCACCGACGTTGAGTATCACTCGACTTGGTCCGAACGAGTCTTCTCCAACACTGATTGTCTCCTCGTCTACCCCGTCAGGGTTGTTGTCAACGTCGGTACTATCTTGAGTTGAAGATCCACTGGACGCTTCGGCTGTTTGTACTTCATCGAGACTTCGTCCAACGCAGCCTGACACCGCCGCCACGGTGAGTGCACTACCAGCGCAGAGGAAGCTTCTCCGATTCATACCCAATCCGCACGCAGATGCACAATAAAGCTTCGGGTGATAGAAAGGAGAATCGTCTTTTCAACTCACACAGTCGATGATGGCCACAGTCGATTGTGTGGGT
The sequence above is drawn from the Haloprofundus salinisoli genome and encodes:
- a CDS encoding cupredoxin domain-containing protein, whose amino-acid sequence is MNRRSFLCAGSALTVAAVSGCVGRSLDEVQTAEASSGSSTQDSTDVDNNPDGVDEETISVGEDSFGPSRVILNVGGSVTWTNESDVEHSVTSYAYSSDAADWSIDQQLEAGGSATHTFDQAGIYQYYSTALGTFQMCGVVFVGNVDTGWNNPCLNE